A region of the uncultured Fretibacterium sp. genome:
ATCAAGGGCTACGAGAGCGAGAACTGCGGCCGGTTCGACGTCCTGGTGACGCCCGACATGACGGCCGGAAACCTCCTGGGCAAGAGCCTGCTCGTCTCGGCCCACGCCGAGCTGGCCGGCATCGTCGTCGGAGCGAGGATCCCCATCGTCGTCACCTCCCGCGGTTCGAGCGCGGGGGAGAAGTTCCACTCCATCGCGCTCTGCGCCGTTGCCTCGGCGGGACAGACGTCTCGAGGCGGCGCGTAGCGGATTCGAGGACGGCCCCCGGCCGTCCTTCGGAACCGGCCTTCGACATCAGCTTTCAGAAAGGGATCGATTCATCATGGAGAAACACGAGGACAAGCTTTCCGACGCGCGCGTCGCGTTCCACGACCTGCTCGGATACCGTTTTTTGTCGGCGCCCCGCTTCTCGCCCGACGGCTCGAGGATCGCCTTCGCCGTGCACCGGGCCGACCTGGAGGGCAACCGCTACCTCTCGGACCTCTGGGTGTACAACCTGAACACGGAGACGTGCACCCCCCTGACCGCGTCCGGGGCGGAGCGGGCCTTCTGCTGGGATCCCTCGGGAACCGCCCTGCTCTTCGTCAGCGGCCGGGCGCCCCAGCCCGCCGAGGGCGCTCCTTCGGAACCTGACACGGCCCCTGACTCGAACTCCGACGCCAGGACCACCCGCATCTACAGCATCCCCGTAACGGGAGGGGAGGCGCGTCTCCTGGCCGAGGTTCCCCGTGAGGTGACCGAGCTCTGGGCGCTCGACGAGGGCCGCCTTATGCTCCGGACCGTCGACCCCCGCGAGCCGGAGCGCTTCGAGGACGCGGACTACCGGGTTCTCGAGCAGATTCCGTTCTGCACGAACGGCAAGGGCTTCACCGCGCAGTCCCGCCACACGCTCTCCCTCTTCATCCCCACATCGGGGGAGCTCAGGGACCTGTCGCCCCGCGACCTGGAGGTCCGCCGGGTGCGCCTCTCGGCCGACCGCCGGCGGGCGCTGATCACGGGGGTCGTCTACAGGGAGGTGATGCCGGAGACGAGCGGCGTTTGGGAGTTCGACCTGGAGTCCGGCGAGATGGCGGAGCGCGTGCCCCAGGCCCATTTCGCCTGGTCCTGCGCGGATGCGTTCGCGGGCGGCCTGCTGTTGACGGGAACGGACATGAAGCGTCACGGGCACAACGAAAACGTGCGCTTCTACCTGGCGAGGGACGGCGCCCCGAAATGCCTGACGCCCGAGCTCGACCGGGGCCTGAGGAACTCCGTGATCTGCGACTGCCGGTACGGCCTGACCGACCAGGACCAGGCCTTTCAGGTGGACGGGGACCGGGCGTGGTTCGTCTCGACGGACGGATACCGCTCGCACCTGCACACGGTCGACGCGCACGGAGGCGTCGTGCAGGTCTCGCAGGAGCTGCGCAGCATCGAGGACTACGACGTCCGGGACGGCCGCGCCGCCGTGGTCGGGCTCGAGGGGCTGGGCCTCCAGGAGCTGTACCTGGTGGAGGCCGGGAGGGAGCGCCGCCTCACGGACTTCAACGCCGCGGCCCTGGAGGGGAAGGACCTGAGCGTCCCCGAGTACGTCCGCCTGGAGAACGGCACCCCCGAGGGGCTGGACTGCTGGTACATGCGCCCCGTCGGCTTCGAGGTCGGCAAGAAGTACCCGACCCTGCTGCACATCCACGGCGGTCCCAAGATGACGTTCGGGGACGTCTTCGTGCACGAGATGCAGTGCTGGGCCGCGGAGGGGTTCGCCGTGCTGTTCTGCAACCCTCGGGGCAGCGACGGAAAGGGGGACGCCTTCGCCGACATCCGGGGCCGTTACGGCACCGTCGACTACGAGGACCTGATGGCCTTCGTGGACTGGGCCTCCGACACGCTCCCCTTCGTGGACCGCGACCGCCTGGGCGTGACCGGCGGCTCCTACGGCGGGTTCATGACCAACTGGATCGTCGGCCGGACCGACCGCTTCCGCGCGGCGGTCACTCAGCGCAGCATCTGCAACTGGGTCTCGATGGCCGGGATCACCGACATCGGCTATTTCTTCGTCCCGGACCAGCAGGCGGCCGACATCTGGAGCGGCGTTGACGAGCTCTGGAACCAGTCGCCCCTCAAGTACGCCGACCAGGCGCGCACCCCGACCCTGATCATCCACTCGGACGAGGACCATCGCTGCGAGCTCTCCCAAGGGCTCCAGTTCTTCACGGCGCTCCGGCGCAACGGGGTGGAGGCGCGGCTGTGCGTCTTCAAGGGCGAGAACCACGAGCTGAGCCGGTCCGGACGTCCCAGGCCGCGCCTGGCCCGGATGCAGGAGATCGTGCGGTGGTTCGTGGAGAAGGTCTGAGGAAAGGATTGATGGAAGGGCCGACGCGGCGCGGGCCGGGCCGAAACCGTGCCGCACAGGGAGCCCTCCCCGGCCGAATGCCGGGGAGGGCTCCCTTTCCCTTATCGTCCGGCTGAGGACTGGCCGGGCTAGTCCAGCTCCACGGACCCGGAGATGAAGCACTCCCATCCCCTGGCCCCACAAAAGCGTTCGATCTCCCTCGCCAA
Encoded here:
- a CDS encoding S9 family peptidase — translated: MEKHEDKLSDARVAFHDLLGYRFLSAPRFSPDGSRIAFAVHRADLEGNRYLSDLWVYNLNTETCTPLTASGAERAFCWDPSGTALLFVSGRAPQPAEGAPSEPDTAPDSNSDARTTRIYSIPVTGGEARLLAEVPREVTELWALDEGRLMLRTVDPREPERFEDADYRVLEQIPFCTNGKGFTAQSRHTLSLFIPTSGELRDLSPRDLEVRRVRLSADRRRALITGVVYREVMPETSGVWEFDLESGEMAERVPQAHFAWSCADAFAGGLLLTGTDMKRHGHNENVRFYLARDGAPKCLTPELDRGLRNSVICDCRYGLTDQDQAFQVDGDRAWFVSTDGYRSHLHTVDAHGGVVQVSQELRSIEDYDVRDGRAAVVGLEGLGLQELYLVEAGRERRLTDFNAAALEGKDLSVPEYVRLENGTPEGLDCWYMRPVGFEVGKKYPTLLHIHGGPKMTFGDVFVHEMQCWAAEGFAVLFCNPRGSDGKGDAFADIRGRYGTVDYEDLMAFVDWASDTLPFVDRDRLGVTGGSYGGFMTNWIVGRTDRFRAAVTQRSICNWVSMAGITDIGYFFVPDQQAADIWSGVDELWNQSPLKYADQARTPTLIIHSDEDHRCELSQGLQFFTALRRNGVEARLCVFKGENHELSRSGRPRPRLARMQEIVRWFVEKV